A genomic stretch from Aedes albopictus strain Foshan chromosome 2, AalbF5, whole genome shotgun sequence includes:
- the LOC134286367 gene encoding tropomyosin-like has protein sequence MAAKEKKFVNKLKALEAKLSNEKILNETLSQEVTMLKMREEVHALLVAENKTAINSELESKESEVREMKVQLESNKKNMEEALINRDILRNEVNDLQDKLAATEEKVKHLDSTITLTVTTCNKQKNELKSKFVEFEQKTLDLEKENHNMKTVIISLEQEKSDISSKFVGFERKILDLEMKNLRMKTVIINLEQENNDQTSKFMDFERNIVDLEKENHRKKTVIIELEQQKSDLSKNLAESTDKYEKLLNEKDTLSTKVQELETTTPKGKVETLRNEKKDLEKTLEREIREKTELKAQVTNILQEIGRLEEQLKDVKNPHSAILNKKQTLKKKIERLQRQHSEAKNKADKENTHKWQTKIKESETKLQQVECENSQEKEKHCVLDNNNCLTKEEATTTSLAKRKYFEPLGNLLNEIDSLRECVFSENYECLTELLWDDHG, from the coding sequence ATGGCTGCAAAAGAAAAGAAATTTGTTAACAAGTTGAAAGCTTTGGAAGCTAAGCTGAGCAATGAGAAAATATTGAATGAAACATTAAGCCAGGAAGTCACTATGCTGAAGATGCGAGAGGAAGTGCATGCTTTATTGGTTGCTGAGAACAAAACGGCAATTAATTCCGAATTGGAAAGTAAAGAAAGTGAAGTACGCGAAATGAAGGTGCAACTCGAAAGCAATAAGAAGAATATGGAAGAAGCGTTGATAAACAGAGATATCTTAAGGAATGAAGTAAACGATCTGCAGGACAAACTGGCGGCCACTGAGGAAAAAGTGAAGCATCTTGACAGTACGATAACCTTGACGGTAACTACTTGCAATAAACAAAAGAACGAATTGAAGTCAAAGTTTGTGGAATTCGAGCAAAAGACTTTGGATTTGGAAAAGGAGAACCATAATATGAAAACAGTTATTATTAGTTTAGAGCAagagaaaagtgacatttcttcaaAGTTTGTGGGATTCGAACGAAAGATTTTGGATCTGGAAATGAAGAACCTTCGTATGAAGACGGTTATTATCAATTTAGAGCAAGAGAATAATGACCAAACTTCAAAGTTTATGGATTTCGAGCGAAATATTGTGGATCTGGAAAAAGAAAACCATCGTAAAAAAACGGTTATCATCGAGCTAGAGCAACAGAAGAGCGACCTCAGTAAAAACTTGGCAGAATCTACTGATAAATATGAAAAGCTACTAAACGAAAAGGATACGTTATCAACTAAAGTTCAAGAACTAGAAACAACGACTCCCAAAGGCAAAGTAGAAACGCTGCGAAACGAAAAGAAGGACTTGGAAAAGACCCTCGAACGAGAAATTCGAGAAAAGACAGAACTGAAAGCGCAAGTTACCAACATTCTGCAAGAGATCGGTCGATTGGAGGAGCAGCTAAAAGATGTTAAGAACCCCCATTCGGCTATTCTGAACAAGAaacaaacattgaaaaaaaagatTGAACGATTACAGCGTCAGCACTCGGAAGCCAAAAACAAAGCAGACAAGGAAAACACCCATAAATGGCAGACAAAGATCAAGGAAAGCGAAACCAAGTTGCAGCAAGTCGAATGTGAGAACTCTCAGGAAAAGGAGAAGCATTGTGTGCTAGATAACAACAATTGTTTAACCAAAGAGGAAGCAACTACTACGAGTCTCGCAAAACGGAAATACTTTGAACCACTGGGCAATCTTTTAAACGAGATAGATTCACTACGAGAGTGTGTCTTTTCGGAAAACTATGAGTGCCTAACGGAACTTCTGTGGGATGACCACGGTTGA